ACGCGACCCCCTCCCGCGCTCTTCACCGCACGTTATCGTTGACAACGACAGTATACGTGAGCATCGGTTACGAATTTTCACGATTCAGTCTTTcgtattatatatcaaattaacgCGCATCGTGCATCACATCTCACACGCACTGCAAGACGGCTCCCAAATGGATCGAACGTTATTACGTTTTCCCCTAAAATTAAAGTCGCTGCGCACGAGAGTGGGGACTGCTATCCGCAAAGGGagatgtgtatgtatatatacaaggTGACTCGTAACACTACAGTTAGCGACGACGTCTGACTGACGTCCGTGAATATGCCGAAGCGACAGGGAATAGAATTGCATAGCACAcatatgaattataaataaaagaaattaaaacattacatGTCAGATTTAAGAAGTTCattgagatattaaatttgaaagtttcaAGCCCTGAATTTTAAAGTTCCAAATTTTTAGTCTCTCTTTCTtaccataaaaattatttcactatGTCCTATATATCTTCTTCTATTGTAAAGAAGCGATTTAtgagattttaaatatctcataTTAAGATGTTTTACTTGgtcaaaattacattatatttataacataataattaaatataaataaattcgcaCTTTATAACTGCATATTCACATGCAGAGAATCATCTGATATAAAATCagttgtattaaatttattccgaCTGTTCACGCGCTGTTTTTAACATTTCGCGGTAGGGAATCTCATGTTTGCATAACTTGGCGATACACCCTGTACATAATCGTGCGTGTACACGTACATAGAATGGCTTGTTGACACTAGCGCTTCTATCGGTGGCGTCACGAAATTACAGGCGGCCGCATGCGTTCCTGTTGAAAAAATTCCTCACGGGCGAAAGTCAAGGTATGACGGAATATCGCAATAACCGACCGGCAAGCGGAACCGACTGCCTCCTTGCCTTGCGTGCTCCCCTGGCAGCAGGAGGGGCTCGACGAGACAACCCGCGCGAAACTCTGTTCAACGTAGGGAGAGCGGCCGCCTTGCATTTGGCTCCTACTGTCTCGTGTTGCCCGAGTATTGCGATGCTCGCATGCGGGATGTGAGCACGCACCACGTGCTCGTCACCGAGCACACTGGGGTGATGCGCGGCCGACGATCAACGATCGGACACCGTCGATTCGTCGTCACCATGCTCGCATTGCCAGTGAGTTTGCTTTGCGTTCACATTTTCATGTTCTATAGCGTAGTTACGAGTTTATGTAGCGCATTACAAAACAATGAGTATTCACCAGTTCCATAAAAAAACAggttaattgataattatgattgtattgtatattgtattgtaattgtctatacatgcatatatataGTGTAATcacacaattatatatatatttaaataatttatacgtataattatatatatattctgaacGTAAAAGCAAATATCAATTCGCGCATTTCACTtttaaaaatcagatttatcACGAATTTACCACGTCATGATATAAAACTTAAACGCacgcaaaataaaatgcactTTGCGCTGTAATTATATCGcaataactaaatattatttggtTTATTATATAGGTATAACCAAaccgattaaataaaataatagagaaaCCGATTAAATAGAAGACAAGAAAGAGATTCGATATAGGTATATGtagttttttattcaaaaattgtatttaaaaattttaatatatatatcggaATTCTATAaaagttgaatttattattatttatatttaatacaaaatttatgaagcagatatttataagagaaataaacTCATCCACACATAGATTTATTGAGACACGAATGTGTTTCTTACTTTGTGACCCGTTACTAGAAAGACTCCGTGGCGCAACGGTAGCGCGTCTGACTCCAGATCAGAAGGTTGCGTGTTCAAATCACGTCGGGGtcaagtataaatttttatcattttttttaagcattaTCAAACATATAGAATGTTTGTTATCTTTTGCAACAGCATttgctgaaatgtatttttatactcaTCTCGTATAGAACGAAAAGTTCACACAACGTTATATGATATTTGCTCAACATTAAAACACGTTGAAACACGTACAAATTCCATAACATCTAAATGTCCAGATTAAGTACATAAAGTACATAATAGTACATAAATAGTACATAAATAGTACATAAATAGTACATAAATAGTACATAAATAGTACATAAATAGTACATAAATAGTACATAAATAGTACATAAATAGTACATAAATAGTACATAAAACGTGACTTTCTAACATCACTTTCTATGAACATTTGGACGTTGTCCCAATATTGCAGGAACATTAAGTTATACGGGATATTAACGATAGTACTCGATAACGCTGAATATTTTTGACttggaaatataattaatattgttttaattgatacgtgtataaaaattataattgcaattatattgatttaatataaagtattatgATATGAAACTTCAATATATCTGTAAAGAATTTTCTATGTAGCAGTCGTGGCCGAGTGGTTAAGGCGTCTGACTAGAAATCAGATTCCCTCTGGGAGCGTAGGTTCGAGTCCTACCGACTGCGAAAAGGgttgattattttttgcatacaatgtatatattatttatataatacagatAAACATTATAGTATTgttgttctatttttttattatattatactgtattaataactaaaaatataaaattttttattatttcaaactaTATCCATCACTAATACatcatgaaattattaataaaccgtaaaacagcaaaaaatataaaattttgcatttattttttttattattttctaaagattattcttataataaaagaaggaCAAGAAGTATGCTTtgttttatactatatatagtatatatttataatattaaattttatcttaaaaatattaaacatatttatgtaaaaatttttatataaattacatattagatgtaaattttataatttactgtttataaagattatttaaatcgaaaaattaaaaattcctcGATAGTATAGTGGTTAGTATCCCCGCCTGTCACGCGGGAGACCGGGGTTCGATTCCCCGTCGGggagaatttcttttttttttatttttattaccacGAATCTTttggattatatatatataaatattaatttaaactttccaatatataattatatttacatcttcCTTTGTATGCTATTTTCAATATGTTACGGAGTTATAGTTATGGAGCTATGGCTCCAAgactgataaatttaatattttcaaggAAAGCCCACAGGCGCCGTGGCTTAGTTGGTTAAAGCGCCTGTCTAGTAAACAGGAGATCGGGGGTTCGAATCCCCCCGGGGCCtcagtatcttttttttttttatttatatacagaaACAGCTGATTATGTGcatcttgaaaaatttcttattttcttataatccAGAATTATTACACACACgtgttataataaagaaaacatatataaattttactttggaCTATTAATTTGGactataattttacatgatctgattaactttatttatataaaataacgtgagcaataaataaatatcatatctAATCGGTAAATTAGTCAAATATGTAAGTAAACTtatatctacatatatatttttttataataaatatgttctgcattatttaaaaattatatagataaaaattattttcgttactgtaaaaaaatatacaagctgatatttagatttaaaaattaaacttgtaTCCATTCCCTGAGACTTTTACATGTGCCACTGATGGAGCAGACGAATAGGCGACTCCTAACAAATTCTGCGGTTGTTGTTCTAATTGTTGATGCTGCAGCTGGGTCTGTTCAGGTAcaattactattaataaaaattatacttaaaaaCAGTCAGGcaagaaattattgtttttttctacgcaaaataatttgacaATAATGCTATTTACATACTTTACTACATATAATCATATagcaataatatgaaataatatataatgcataataataatttgtaatgtataatatatatgaacactaaatattttaatatttttaattttactttaattttttaatgcatagaAAGATTTACCTGGTCCGATTGCACTGCTTGCAATTGGCTTTGTTGAGTTTGCGGTATCTGCGCTTGTCTGAGAGCGAGCAATTGAGCTAATTGCGACTGGTAAATAGCATTTGGTTGATATGCATGCAAGTACGCTTGCGGTTGCTGCTGCAATTGCTGCGCATACGCTGATGCAGTAGCGGGATCTAGAGCAACTTGATAAGGTAATGGTCCATTTGCTGGTGTTGCAAAAGTCGGAGTagcataattatttgcaacgGGACCGAGTGAATAATATCCTagagtaattaaatttttttattaatttattgcaaatttattttaaaattaacttgtcattttttcaatctctatgattttgcatttaatattgcaataaatatatgttttggATGTATTAAgttgcattattaataaaaaagaattataagtGTCACTAAGTACAAACCTAGACCAGGATTTCTATAGGCGAGAGCCTGCGCTATACTTGGCAAAACCTTTTGCGCTAACTGAGCATTGCCTATACTAGATGCGAATGATTGATGAGAGCTAGGTCCGTTGAATGCAAATGACGTTTGCGTTAATCCCGGCCTGATAAAACTAAAGGAAGTATGTTGCTCCGAACTACCTAATACATTTGTCGGTTTCACACCTTGAACTGGTGGCTCAGCTACGACGAAGCAAAATAATGCGCCGCAGACAATCACGTATTTctgcaaattgcaaatttttaggTCAATCGATATAATTGTGACATTAGAATAAATGTGGCAATTgatttaataacaaatgtaataataagcTATAAAGTTAAACGGGTGattacttatataataaatataaaacctTAAGGTTTTAATGCCATTATTATCTTCATTGATCCTGataatattatgtacaaattgataataaaacaacAGTACTTAATGAGATATTGCAcaaattagtttaatataaaaattaaatattaatcaattaaacaaattagcttagtaattaaaaatttacaagtacagaagtaatatttcaatatatttgatatgatTTGCCATTTACTCACCAGCATGATGAAAAATTGTACGAGCTGTAATGTAATATTCGTCAATAGAGAAGCACAGTCTTATCACCAGCAAAAATCACAACGGTATTACAGCGCGAAGAAATGTGGGGAGCTATATACCACGGAAACAGGCAGGTGCGAAACGTGAGTTGCATCCGACCGACATCATTTCGGTGGACACTTTCTCCGGGATACCAGTATCGAACAATTCGTGAATTACAATTAGATGATCTTAATATAGTACTTTCCCCAATATATGACAATAAAAGCCACAAAATGACAAGATTTACGCAACAGTATCTCCCTTATTTGTGTgccaaataaaaacaaaaatttcgaatttaattgcgagaaaattatttgtttcgaGATCAAGATCACTGATAACAGAGAAAGTTACTTTCGAAGTACCTAATACGACAACAGTATTGCCGTACGGTGAGTGTTAATTGTGATCAGTACGGTTACAGAATACTAATTATCTCACCGCTAACGATGAGtgtcgatttttatttctattgtaTGAAATTCGTTGGAGAatcaattatttgtacaaagttttacgttaaatatatgttaaattacaatatcacatttatatattacatttattaatagcaTTTATCCTTAATAAcatctttatttacaaatttcatgAATTGTTCGATTttagaataacaaataatcataaatattaataattttattttattcgtttattttgtgaataacgccttatttttttaaatattatactaattatttCTAACACAACCAAAACTTTGATTCAAATTCCAAAAtgtctttatttataatacgactgcggtattatttttatcgccaCATGCGTCGTACAAAATCTTACATTACCGATAGCTATCTTAGTCATTTGGCGATAAGCATAAGTTAAAATGGATAATCTGAAAATATGTATCTCAAATATGGACAATGCGACTCTAATAATGAACGATTGATTTGTGAATTAGAAGATTTGTGCGATGTGACATTTGGATTTTCTCCTAGCAGATCTTTTCACACGTTTGAAAAGTACGATTGATAAAACATGCCCATGGCACTGGTAGCAAATAACGCGAAGCAACTCCACCATGTTGCTAATCCTAAAAGACCTCTATAAACATCTGTGGTAAATATctataacaaaagaaagaaacgtatgttttattttgtaaaatctttttacgTAGATGCTTTGctttaaattataacttattattatttcgtaaGTACATATTACCTGCTTTAATGAACTTAGCGCAAGTTGAAGTTCTTCAGCAGTTTGTATAACAGTCTTATCAGCATTATCATTGCTAATTGTAGATGATAATAAGTTCGATAGATCGTCTGCTGGACACTCTTCTTCTAACGTTCCTTTTAAAATACCTTCCCAAGTAAAGCCACCTGATTCAACGAgagatttatatatgtatcaaGATCATTGCAGGtgttgaatatttcaaaataaaaaaatttcttaccaagtgttttatacaaaaatgtaaaaaataaacatataattatggGAACAACAAACTGTAATGCTACCACACACAGGTAATAATATACAGCTGCAATCTgcaacatataaataaaattcgctttattattgaatatttatagcaaaaaaataaaacattgagttaaaataataattattttattatgatacaaacctTTTTCTGCAaatcaatatttgttattCTACCAGCTTCCTTTTTCTGAACTTCTAATCTTTGAATAGCGAGATTTAAGTAAGATTGCAGATATATTGGCATGAGTACAATCCGTAATAAAACAGCAACcacaataataatcaatctCATGCTTTCAAATCTCGCAGCTGTCATtctgtacaataaaaatttttaaattctaatttacatCTTTTTCATCTAATTTGATTTAGACATCTGAAACATTAACTTACAGTGGACCAGTCATGCCGCTGAATATCCGAACAGTCAAATAATCCCTACTTATTGGTGTAATCCATAAGCTTACCAACAAGAGCGGTGAGACATAGCTGATATTTGCTATTAGTAACAAGACCTTGTGATCTTTATAGTAtctgtaataattttgttatataacaGATAAtcagtatataattaatattaattgaattatattaataaagtctATACCTCAAAGTATCCCAATGCATTTTTGATACTCTCAATCCTGGGAAAGTAAATAAAGATCCTAATAGGCCACACCATATAGCaaggaaaaattttacaacaattttGGAAGCTGGTCCCCTAtgttaaatacattaattaatattgtagttatatatgtaacaatttatataatatttgtaatattaattagattaataaatagatCTTAAAcgtttatgcataaaaaatattttcaaaagaagaataaaaagaatgtgCTATTAAAAGATAGTATGCAAGcaagtaacaaataaaaaacgcaatagaaatattaaatccaATAAAAGTGAAGCATGATTGACTTACGTAGAAGAAAGTCCTTGAGTATCTAAAAATCGGGAAGCACTGTGATTGAAACTTGTGTATGCCTTTTCCAAACCAATTTCTAACTTATTTTCATCAACTATGAGTACCATCATAGCAATAAGAAGATACGCAAATCCAGTTACAATGCATGTAGACCTTTCACCTACACTCTCTTCTCCTTTGAAATATTGTACCCAAAGAGAAAGTAGTACTTtactataaattatgtaaagaaagtgaaattgatatcaaaaattctttaatgaaGAAACAAGAAATCTGATATTGACGCAGATTTTATAACAGAAACTTTGATCCAAAGGATACAATGCAAAGCCTAGAACTACTGTACACCATAGCACACTAagatttatttcatctttGATTGGATAGAAATAATTGTATGCCTGTTAAATAACAAAAGCATTTAGTATCACAAAACATGTAAGGTGTAAACAAttgacaaattatatttagaaattcaAGCATTTAAATTGATAGGAAGTGATTAAAGAGTAATTACTAACCTCTgtcaatatataaacaataatagcATACAAAGAGAAATCCAACAGCCATTGATATtcagtataatattttaagtgcACTACATCGAGCATAGTCACTTTTGCACTTTCTAGCTGGATATCTAGATTTCTAGGAACATGAAAGACATCTCCCACTTTACCATTTTCACTGTGCTTTCCTTTCTTTGGTTTTTCCCTCGGTACACCAGCTAATGTTCTAAGTTGTTGATCTGTCGGATAGAGATATCTTGTCAATCTGAACAGACAAAAATATAGATGAGAGAT
This genomic window from Linepithema humile isolate Giens D197 chromosome 5, Lhum_UNIL_v1.0, whole genome shotgun sequence contains:
- the LOC105675314 gene encoding uncharacterized protein isoform X1, with the protein product MLKYVIVCGALFCFVVAEPPVQGVKPTNVLGSSEQHTSFSFIRPGLTQTSFAFNGPSSHQSFASSIGNAQLAQKVLPSIAQALAYRNPGLGYYSLGPVANNYATPTFATPANGPLPYQVALDPATASAYAQQLQQQPQAYLHAYQPNAIYQSQLAQLLALRQAQIPQTQQSQLQAVQSDQTQLQHQQLEQQPQNLLGVAYSSAPSVAHVKVSGNGYKFNF
- the emei gene encoding transmembrane protein 161B, which translates into the protein MALLGAQLVITLIMVSVIQKLSPHFSFARWILCSTGLTRYLYPTDQQLRTLAGVPREKPKKGKHSENGKVGDVFHVPRNLDIQLESAKVTMLDVVHLKYYTEYQWLLDFSLYAIIVYILTEAYNYFYPIKDEINLSVLWCTVVLGFAFKVLLSLWVQYFKGEESVGERSTCIVTGFAYLLIAMMVLIVDENKLEIGLEKAYTSFNHSASRFLDTQGLSSTGPASKIVVKFFLAIWCGLLGSLFTFPGLRVSKMHWDTLRYYKDHKVLLLIANISYVSPLLLVSLWITPISRDYLTVRIFSGMTGPLMTAARFESMRLIIIVVAVLLRIVLMPIYLQSYLNLAIQRLEVQKKEAGRITNIDLQKKIAAVYYYLCVVALQFVVPIIICLFFTFLYKTLGGFTWEGILKGTLEEECPADDLSNLLSSTISNDNADKTVIQTAEELQLALSSLKQIFTTDVYRGLLGLATWWSCFALFATSAMGMFYQSYFSNV
- the LOC105675314 gene encoding uncharacterized protein isoform X2 — protein: MLKYVIVCGALFCFVVAEPPVQGVKPTNVLGSSEQHTSFSFIRPGLTQTSFAFNGPSSHQSFASSIGNAQLAQKVLPSIAQALAYRNPGLGYYSLGPVANNYATPTFATPANGPLPYQVALDPATASAYAQQLQQQPQAYLHAYQPNAIYQSQLAQLLALRQAQIPQTQQSQLQAVQSDQ